The DNA sequence CCAGATCGACGTATTCTTGCAGATCGACCTCCTCAGTCTTCAGGGTCTTGTAGAAGCTCTCCATTTTGGCGTTGTCATAGGGATTGCCTGTCCTGGACATACTTGGCGTGATTCCTGCGGACCGCAAGCGGTCCACGTACACCCGACTGGCGTATTGCACGCCCTGGTCCGAATGGTGCAGCAGACCGGGGGCAGGACAACGCGCTGCAAGCGCGTTGTTGAGCGCTGCCAGCGGTAAATCTGCGTCCAGAAACTTTGACATGGACCAGCCCACCACCTCACGGGTAAAACCGTCCAGCACGCAGGCCAGGTACACAAAGCCTTGGCGGACTCGCACGTAGGTCAGATCGGCTTGCCAGACCTGATCTGGCCGTACTGGGACGACTTCGCGTAGCAGATTTGGGAAGCGCTTCTCGTTGTGGTTGGAATCGGTTGTCGCCCGATAGCGGCGCTTCGGGCGGCAGAGCAACCGGCGTTCCCGCATGACTCTCAAC is a window from the Deinococcus hopiensis KR-140 genome containing:
- a CDS encoding IS3 family transposase, encoding MRGARPKEVSVRRLCELHGVNRSWFYEQQGREEMDADQALSQDIEAVVVEFDGYGYRRVTRELARRGRPVNHKRVLRVMRERRLLCRPKRRYRATTDSNHNEKRFPNLLREVVPVRPDQVWQADLTYVRVRQGFVYLACVLDGFTREVVGWSMSKFLDADLPLAALNNALAARCPAPGLLHHSDQGVQYASRVYVDRLRSAGITPSMSRTGNPYDNAKMESFYKTLKTEEVDLQEYVDLDDARRHIEFFIADLYNRRRLHSSLGYVPPAEFAARYTTAQM